A genomic stretch from Mastacembelus armatus chromosome 7, fMasArm1.2, whole genome shotgun sequence includes:
- the tmem82 gene encoding transmembrane protein 82 yields MFSFITSFLPTSYLLPGWLTDTNPLDSLLQGLVAASGISVLCSLIRVHLLLESWSNKDDRDTSSHKASSHLKVTKTGITGMLQFFFVTLILSVVGSRVASLVVLEFCLRAVSGWVTAGPESWKFLQQLLIQSQFSLGCALSCSLHFLHEGASQRWLCLLLAASLSWFLARQTTRLLHHVMALYKLHSSQRYCGVCITLLTSGHFLLPMLCRTMIITFSVAVLAAISIINKHFLSATEALRFWTPLTICYTLLVVYMQEEQHRLPSNQAVLNTVMVRLGGLMVLMLTVGRWADVLHILMCFLGEASCLIPTKDLLDATSLQDEEDYTHYVNRKPRRRPQAAEEH; encoded by the exons ATGTTTTCCTTCATCACGTCATTTCTTCCGACTTCCTACCTCCTACCAGGATGGCTGACAGATACAAATCCACTGGATAGTTTGCTTCAAG GACTGGTAGCTGCATCTGGGATCTCTGTGCTATGCTCCTTGATCAGAGTCCACTTACTTTTAGAGAG CTGGAGCAATAAAGATGATAGAGACACATCAAGCCATAAGGCATCCAGTCATCTAAAAGTAACTAAAACTGGAATTACTGGGATGCTCCAGTTTTTCTTTGTGACTCTGATACTGTCTGTAGTGGGCTCCCGTGTGGCCTCCCTGGTGGTACTAGAATTCTGTCTTCGAGCTGTGTCTGGATGGGTTACAGCTGGACCA GAGTCATGGaaatttctgcagcagctgttaatTCAAAGCCAGTTCTCTCTGGGCTGTGCCCTAAGCTGCAGTTTGCACTTTCTCCACGAGGGGGCATCCCAGCGCTGGCTATGTCTGCTCCTGGCAGCATCACTCAGCTGGTTCCTTGCTAGGCAGACCACACGTCTGCTGCACCATGTTATGGCCCTGTATAAACTCCACAGCTCACAACGCTACTGCGGAGTTTGCATCACTCTCCTCACATCGGGCCACTTTCTGCTACCTATGCTGTGCAGGACTATGATCATTACTTtctctgtggctgtgctggCTGCCATATCAATCATCAATAAGCACTTCCTCTCTGCAACAGAGGCCCTAAGGTTCTGGACACCACTAACTATCTGCTACACACTACTGGTGGTGTATATGCAGG AGGAGCAGCACCGTCTGCCCAGCAACCAGGCTGTCCTGAACACAGTGATGGTGCGTCTTGGGGGTTTGATGGTCCTGATGCTGACTGTTGGACGCTGGGCGGATGTGCTTCACATCCTAATGTGTTTCCTGGGTGAGGCTAGCTGTCTAATTCCCACCAAGGATCTGCTGGATGCAACATCCTTGCAG GATGAAGAGGATTATACACATTATGTAAATAGAAAACCTCGCCGAAGACCACAAGCAGCAGAGGAGCATTAG
- the mad2l2 gene encoding mitotic spindle assembly checkpoint protein MAD2B isoform X1 yields the protein MTTLTRQDLNFGQVVADILCEFLEVAIHLILYVREVYPSGIFQKRKKYNVPVQMSCHPELNQYIQDTLHCVKPLIEKNEAEKVVVVIMDKEHHPVERFVFEISQPPLLSISSDTLLSHVEQLLRAFILKISVCDAVLNNNPPGCSFTVLVHTRDAATRNMEKVQVIKDFPWIVADEQEVHMQEPRLIPLKTMTSDIVKMQLYVEERAQKT from the exons ATGACAACTCTAACAAGGCAAGACCTCAATTTTGGACAGG TGGTTGCTGATATCCTGTGTGAGTTTCTGGAGGTCGCTATTCATCTCATCTTGTATGTCCGAGAGGTTTATCCCTCTGGAATATttcagaagagaaagaaatacaaCGTGCCTGTGCAG atgtCATGTCACCCGGAGCTCAATCAGTACATCCAAGATACACTACACTGTGTAAAGCCACTCATTGAAAAG AATGAGGCAGAGAAGGTGGTGGTAGTCATCATGGACAAAGAGCATCATCCTGTAGAGAGATTTGTGTTTGAGATTTCCCAGCCACCACTTCTGTCCATCAG CTCTGACACATTACTTTCACATGTGGAACAGCTGCTGAGGGCATTCATCCTGaagatcagtgtgtgtgatgctgttttaaataataaCCCACCAG GGTGTTCATTTACAGTACTGGTACATACCAGAGATGCTGCTACACGCAACATGGAAAAGGTTCAAGTTATCAAG GATTTCCCATGGATTGTTGCTGATGAACAGGAAGTCCACATGCAGGAGCCTAGACTCATCCCACTGAAGACCATGACATCTGACATAGTAAAA ATGCAGCTCTATGTAGAAGAGCGAGCTCAGAAAACATAG
- the mad2l2 gene encoding mitotic spindle assembly checkpoint protein MAD2B isoform X2 gives MTTLTRQDLNFGQVVADILCEFLEVAIHLILYVREVYPSGIFQKRKKYNVPVQMSCHPELNQYIQDTLHCVKPLIEKNEAEKVVVVIMDKEHHPVERFVFEISQPPLLSISSDTLLSHVEQLLRAFILKISVCDAVLNNNPPGNIRVLLQKYTTNTYHFYPPKYQTLHYISVV, from the exons ATGACAACTCTAACAAGGCAAGACCTCAATTTTGGACAGG TGGTTGCTGATATCCTGTGTGAGTTTCTGGAGGTCGCTATTCATCTCATCTTGTATGTCCGAGAGGTTTATCCCTCTGGAATATttcagaagagaaagaaatacaaCGTGCCTGTGCAG atgtCATGTCACCCGGAGCTCAATCAGTACATCCAAGATACACTACACTGTGTAAAGCCACTCATTGAAAAG AATGAGGCAGAGAAGGTGGTGGTAGTCATCATGGACAAAGAGCATCATCCTGTAGAGAGATTTGTGTTTGAGATTTCCCAGCCACCACTTCTGTCCATCAG CTCTGACACATTACTTTCACATGTGGAACAGCTGCTGAGGGCATTCATCCTGaagatcagtgtgtgtgatgctgttttaaataataaCCCACCAGGTAACATCAGAGTGTTACTTCAGAAGTACACtacaaa tacatatcaTTTTTATCCCCCTAAATACCAAACCCTACACTATATCAGTGTAGTGTGA
- the slc25a45 gene encoding solute carrier family 25 member 45 has product MPFLEFIAGSISGAVGMIVGHPLDTVKVRLQAQHVYKGFFHCVGRTYTHEGLRGFFKGMAFPVLTTGITHSIAFGSYSNALDYLTQSQCSDNGQGKPASAAQVFIAGCFSGLAQVFVSAPIDLVKVRLQGQTTAERYGGPVHCVAIILKEEGPRGLFRGGLALALRDIPCFGLYFLPYEVTRKALTESGKQPDTFAILTAGGVAGVVTWAFATPMDVVKARLQMSGAGGRVYSGVLHCMRVSVREEGVRVFFKGLLLNSVRAFPVNAVTFLSYESLMKIFFPLVR; this is encoded by the exons ATGCCTTTTTTGGAATTCATTGCAGGGAGCATTTCAG GTGCGGTGGGAATGATAGTCGGACACCCATTAGACACTGTGAAG gTGCGTCTGCAGGCCCAGCATGTGTACAAAGGATTTTTTCACTGTGTGGGTAGAACATACACTCATGAAGGG CTCCGTGGATTCTTCAAGGGCATGGCATTTCCAGTGCTGACCACCGGCATCACCCATTCCATTGCTTTTGGGTCGTACAGCAACGCCTTAGATTACCTCACTCAGTCCCAGTGCAGTGACAACGGTCAAGGCAAACCAGCGTCTGCTGCACAGGTCTTCATTGCTGGCTGCTTTTCAGGCCTGGCACAG GTGTTTGTTTCTGCACCCATTGATCTGGTGAAGGTGCGTCTGCAAGGTCAAACAACTGCTGAACGATACGGTGGACCCGTTCACTGTGTTGCCATCATCTTGAAGGAGGAGGGACCCAGGGGTCTGTTCAGAGGAGGACTGGCCCTCGCCTTGAGGGACATACCCTGTTTTGGACTTTACTTTTTGCCCTATGAGGTCACTCGAAAGGCTCTGACTGAGAGTGGCAAACAGCCAG ATACTTTTGCAATACTAACGGCAGGTGGAGTGGCGGGGGTGGTCACCTGGGCCTTTGCCACGCCCATGGACGTGGTGAAAGCCCGGCTCCAGATGTCAGGTGCCGGTGGCCGGGTGTACAGTGGGGTCCTCCACTGCATGAGAGTGAGCGTTAGGGAGGAGGGAGTGAGGGTCTTTTTTAAAGGCCTCCTGCTGAACAGCGTGAGGGCTTTCCCTGTCAACGCTGTCACCTTCCTCAGCTATGAGAGCCTGATGAAAATTTTCTTTCCACTAGTGAGATGA